The following proteins are encoded in a genomic region of Sulfurimonas sp. HSL3-7:
- a CDS encoding RNA methyltransferase: MKDTQAYLDKKNFFENVITLYGRNVVLEILQDPSLTVHKLHLAKSNREEGVILEIKKIAQQRGIEVKMHVKEQLSRISKNAKQDQGVAIDIIAPNYRKSDDIEALLGDTFRLLALDGVQNPQNLGMIVRSAAAGKIDGIILPTNSSAKISPLVIKASAGTLFKIPIFHCKTLEAPLARLAERAEVYALSSHAKEDIYSLKMGKGVVFVLGNESEGVSPAVSKLCNKSLSIPMQRGVESLNVAVTAALLAFLPN, from the coding sequence ATGAAAGATACACAAGCCTATTTAGACAAAAAAAACTTTTTTGAGAATGTTATAACCCTGTACGGACGCAACGTTGTCCTGGAGATACTCCAAGATCCGTCACTGACGGTGCATAAGCTGCACCTTGCAAAGAGCAATCGAGAGGAGGGTGTGATCCTTGAGATCAAGAAGATCGCACAGCAGCGCGGCATCGAGGTCAAGATGCACGTTAAAGAGCAGCTTTCGCGCATCTCCAAGAACGCCAAGCAGGACCAGGGGGTGGCGATCGATATTATCGCCCCGAACTACCGCAAGAGCGACGACATCGAAGCACTGCTCGGTGACACCTTCCGTCTGCTGGCCCTGGACGGCGTCCAGAACCCGCAGAACCTGGGTATGATCGTCCGTTCGGCTGCCGCCGGGAAGATCGACGGCATCATCCTGCCGACCAACAGTAGTGCAAAGATCTCGCCGCTGGTCATCAAGGCAAGTGCCGGGACACTTTTCAAGATCCCTATCTTTCACTGCAAGACGCTCGAGGCCCCTCTGGCGCGTCTTGCCGAACGTGCCGAGGTCTATGCACTCTCTTCGCATGCCAAAGAGGATATCTACAGCCTGAAGATGGGCAAAGGGGTTGTATTCGTCCTAGGGAATGAGAGTGAAGGGGTAAGTCCGGCGGTCTCCAAGCTCTGTAACAAGTCACTCTCGATTCCGATGCAGCGCGGGGTAGAGTCTTTGAACGTTGCCGTTACGGCAGCGCTGCTCGCATTTTTACCAAACTAG
- a CDS encoding thioredoxin family protein: MLSIETIEQTLQSELAVALYFSAPTCNVCHALKPKLLSAFEENFPQLQVISIDISETPEIASHFSVFTIPTLLVYLDGKEFLRKSRHMSVGEVVQEIKRPYDMMTS; encoded by the coding sequence ATGTTGAGCATCGAGACCATCGAACAAACCCTGCAATCAGAACTCGCCGTAGCCCTCTATTTCAGCGCACCAACCTGCAACGTCTGCCATGCGCTTAAACCCAAACTTCTTTCAGCTTTCGAGGAGAACTTCCCGCAGCTGCAGGTGATCAGTATCGATATATCGGAGACACCGGAGATCGCCTCGCACTTCAGTGTCTTTACCATCCCCACGTTACTGGTCTATCTTGACGGCAAAGAGTTCTTACGCAAAAGCCGTCATATGAGCGTCGGCGAGGTCGTACAGGAGATCAAACGCCCCTACGACATGATGACATCGTAA
- a CDS encoding phospholipase A, whose protein sequence is MLRLLFLLFTLTLLSTADEHNQADLYFQNEEYDKAYGLYLEYAKKAENPDTAFKLGWMHENGKGVAQDPEKAIYWYKKAAKWDSSESNKERVMETLYRNFDPVGNSESADTLVQLASGAFALRAYEPNYWLVSYTNIVPRGDPALEETEYIHTETKFQISLRADYVTEWFGFTQMWTGAYTQSSYWQIFLESSPFRETNYMPEVFVTFPFYHALDAIHMKAISFGYKHASNGQPGEDENATRIRSDGPFEGSRSRSWNRLYARGSFQWDSFFAELTLWHRMKDRIEKDDNPDIVDYYGHGSLELGYIYKKLLARLKLRKNFKSGYSSAELDMSYPIPLSDTIFFFIQGFSGYGQSLIDYDHYTNQVGFGLSISR, encoded by the coding sequence ATGTTGCGTCTTCTGTTTTTGCTGTTTACACTCACTCTCCTCTCCACTGCCGATGAACATAATCAAGCCGACCTCTATTTTCAAAATGAAGAGTATGACAAAGCCTATGGGCTCTATCTGGAGTACGCTAAAAAAGCTGAAAACCCGGATACGGCATTTAAACTTGGCTGGATGCATGAAAACGGCAAAGGGGTGGCACAAGACCCTGAAAAAGCGATCTATTGGTATAAAAAAGCGGCGAAGTGGGACTCTAGCGAGAGCAATAAAGAGCGGGTGATGGAGACCCTGTATCGAAATTTCGATCCGGTGGGCAACAGTGAATCGGCCGATACCCTGGTACAGCTGGCCAGCGGTGCTTTTGCTTTGCGGGCTTACGAACCGAATTATTGGCTCGTCTCTTATACGAATATTGTACCACGCGGCGATCCCGCTCTTGAAGAGACGGAATATATTCATACGGAGACGAAGTTCCAAATTTCGCTTCGTGCGGATTATGTGACAGAGTGGTTTGGATTTACGCAGATGTGGACGGGCGCCTATACCCAGAGCTCCTACTGGCAGATCTTCTTAGAATCATCTCCCTTTCGAGAGACCAACTATATGCCGGAGGTCTTTGTGACGTTCCCTTTTTATCATGCTTTGGATGCGATCCATATGAAGGCTATCTCTTTCGGCTACAAACATGCCTCCAACGGTCAGCCGGGTGAGGACGAGAATGCGACCCGAATTCGTTCGGATGGCCCGTTCGAGGGTTCTCGTTCACGTTCATGGAACCGTCTGTATGCACGCGGCTCTTTCCAGTGGGACAGTTTCTTTGCCGAACTGACACTGTGGCATCGTATGAAAGACAGGATAGAGAAGGATGACAATCCGGATATTGTGGACTATTACGGTCACGGGTCACTGGAACTCGGATATATTTATAAAAAACTGCTCGCGCGTTTGAAACTGCGTAAGAATTTCAAGAGCGGGTACAGTTCGGCAGAACTGGATATGAGCTATCCGATACCTCTGAGTGACACTATCTTTTTCTTTATTCAGGGATTCAGCGGGTATGGCCAGAGTTTGATCGATTATGACCACTATACCAACCAAGTCGGTTTTGGTCTAAGCATATCACGATAA